A genomic window from Osmerus eperlanus chromosome 5, fOsmEpe2.1, whole genome shotgun sequence includes:
- the sqor gene encoding sulfide:quinone oxidoreductase, mitochondrial produces MSTLLRCRLAFWNQCQSNSIGILHLHTSSNTCSKEHYKMLVLGGGSAGITMGARMKRKFGAKNVAIVEPSEMHYYQPIWTLVGAGAKTLDSSGRTTASVMPSGVKWVKSSVQEISPDTNTVRTDNGVEITYEYLIVALGLELHFDKIKGLPEGFEYSKIGSNYSVKTVEKTWNALQNFKEGNAIFSFPNTPVKCAGAPQKIMYLTDAYLRKTGRRANSTVIYNTSLPVLFGIKKYADTLWEIVKRQDLQVNLRQNLIEVRADKQEAVFENLDKPGETKVFEYEMLHVTPPMGPTAVLKGSLLSDASGWLDVDKDNLQHKKYPNVFGIGDCTNLPTAKTGAAVAAQSSVLDRTVTKVLKKEKPDKKYDGYTSCPLVTSYNTVVLAEFDYNGQPLETFPIDQSKERRIMYHMKADVMPHLYWHGLLKGWWGGPGPYRKIMHLGMK; encoded by the exons ATGTCCACACTCTTACGCTGCCGACTTGCTTTTTGGAACCAGTGCCAGAGTAACAGTATTGGCATTCTTCATCTTCACACCAGCAGTAATACATGCTCCAAGGAGCATTACAAGATGCTTGTTCTGGGAGGAGGAAGTGCAGGAATTACTATGGGTGCTCGAATGAAGAGGAAGTTTGGTGCTAAGAATGTGGCCATTGTGGAGCCCAGCGAG ATGCATTACTATCAACCGATATGGACATTGGTTGGTGCTGGAGCTAAGACACTAGATTCATCTGGTCGGACCACTGCAAGTGTAATGCCATCTGGAGTAAAGTGGGTAAAATCCAGTGTTCAGGAGATAAGCccagacacaaacactgttcGCACAGACAACGGAGTTGAG ATCACATATGAGTACCTGATTGTGGCTCTTGGTCTAGAGCTCCATTTTGACAAG ATAAAGGGTCTACCTGAAGGTTTTGAATATTCAAAGATTGGTTCAAATTATTCTGTCAAAACAGTGGAAAAGACATGGAATGCCTTGCAGAACTTCAAAGAGGGAAACGCCATCTTCTCTTTCCCCAACACTCCTGTGAAGTGTGCAGGAGCTCCACAGAAGATTATGTACCTCACTGATGCATATTTGAGAAAG ACAGGTAGACGGGCAAATTCCACAGTGATTTACAATACATCACTGCCAGTGCTGTTTGGGATCAAGAAATATGCTGACACCTTGTGGGAAATTGTCAAGAGGCAAGATCTACAAGTGAATCTCAGGCAGAACCTCATTGAGGTACGGGCTGACAAACAGGAGGCTGTGTTTGAGAACCTCGACAAACCTGGAGAAACCAAAGTGTTTGAG TATGAGATGTTGCATGTGACACCTCCAATGGGACCCACTGCAGTGCTGAAAGGCTCCTTATTGTCGGATGCTTCTGGGTGGTTGGATGTCGACAAAGACAACCTACAGCATAAGAAATACCCCAATGTGTTTGGGATTGGAGATTGCACTAACCTGCCCACAGCTAAAACAGGTGCTGCTGTTG CTGCTCAGTCGTCTGTGTTGGACAGAACCGTCACGAAAGTGTTGAAAAAGGAAAAGCCAGATAAGAAG TATGATGGCTACACATCATGTCCATTGGTCACAAGCTACAACACAGTTGTCCTGGCAGAGTTTGATTACAATGGGCAACCATTGGAGACTTTCCCCATTGATCAAAGCAAGGAGAGACGAATTATGTACCACATGAAAGCAGACGTCATGCCTCATCTATACTGGCATGGTCTCCTCAA gGGTTGGTGGGGTGGACCAGGACCTTACAGAAAAATCATGCATCTTGGGATGAAATAA